GTCCTTACGACACCATCACCCGCGCCCAGGTGACCACCATCGTCAACCGGATGCTGGACCGCAGTGCGGATGAAGCCTATGTGGACCGCCACGCAGATGAACTGGAACAGTTCACCGATGTGCCGGACACTCACTGGGCTTACTACGAGGTCGCAGAGGCCACCAATGCCCACGACTACGACCGCACCAGCGGCAGCGAAGACTGGACACAGCTCTGGTAAGCATACTGAACAGTACGGAGGAAAGGGACTTCGTTCCCTTTCCTCCGTATGCATAAATAAAATAAGGAGTTCTTTAAGCCGTAATATACTTAATTGCCGCATTGCCGCCTTTGCAGAAATGGAAGAAGGCGGCAATGCATCCCACTTCAATACCGCTCTGTTAAAACACAGCATCCCTCTGCCGGATGGGCCTGCTGAATCATTGGAGAAGCACATGACAAATCCGGAAACCTTTTGCGGTGTGCCGTAATACCCCATTTTTCTTGTAACTACTCATTCGTTTTATCCATTGCCGAGAAGTGCACTGCCGGACAATTGGCATTGGAACATCTTTTTAGATTCCGTTTATAATTTGCTGTCTTAACTTTTGGCTTTAGGCCCATGAAACACACGGGTTCTATTTTGTATCCCCCTTTCTTTCACGCAGGAGAGGATGCCTGTTGACATCCCCTCTTTTTTACTTCCCTCTTCCTCCTGTCTCCTTGGCAGGACGCAGTTCTGCACTGGAGGAAGAAAACTCAAGTACGAGACCTACCTCAAGCTTATCATCGCCACCGGGATGCGGCAGGGCGACTACTGCGCGATCTGCAAGGGGGTGACATCAACTGGCAAGAGCACATCTCATCGGTTCAGACAGCTGTTTCATGCGCACACTGTAGTACAATCCTTCTCCAATTCATGGCGTCCCCATGACAACGCTGTCGCCGAGCCATTCTCCGCCACACTAAAACAGGAAGAGCTTTACCGGAAGGATTATACCTCCGAGGCAGACTTCAAACAATGTCTTGCCTCCTGCATCGAGTACATCGAGCTTTACAGCACACAGCGGCCGCATCGCACGTTGAAAAACCGCATACCCTGTCGGGTGGAAGAGGCATTCATGAACAGCAAGTGAAGGGGAGCGGTGTGCTGACATATCAGGGGTTCGAATCTGGCCGATTACATGTTTTGTATTTTGATTTTGTCCTGTTTGTATTTTGCAGATGACACAAGGCAAGAACTATAGGAAATTCTGACCTCCTTGCAGTGCAAAAAGTTCAGGCATAAATTGCCCCTACCCAATCCAAACAATGACATGCATTTGTTCAGATCGGATAGGGGCATTCACAATGGTGGAGGTGAGGGGAGTTGAACCCCTGTCCGAAAGCACTTTAACGGGACTTTCTCCGGGCGCAGACGGTTATTGCGGGAGTCTTTCTCCCTGTTCCCCTTCCGGATGGCAAGCCGTCACGCCGTCCGGTCAGGTGAGAGTCATCATGCGTGGGCGGGGCAACTCTTACCCGCCGCACGGACGCCACATCAACGACGCCTTCCCCGGCCTGTGGCCACTCCGGTTCAGACGGCCGCCTTTAATTAGGCAGCAATAGCAACTTGTCTGTTGTTATTTGATTTATAAATTGCCCGTTTTATGGCGGTCAGGCGCCGCCGCCCGCTGGTCCCGCCTCCATACCCCCGTCGAAACCGGTACACCCCCCTGTCGTCGGGACAGACTGTGCTCTACCCGCTCCCGGCTGCACCGAGAGCTCGCAATGCTCCGTTGTCCCTCCACTTCCCATCACAAACGCTTCACTGGTTTGTGATGGGAGCCTGCGATTCGCATCTCCATGCCGAGGGCCTTTCTGGGATATCTGGCAGGATACCAATGGAGATTGTAACACATCCCGCTGTCGGAATGTGTTACAATTCCATGACATTTCAGGTTTTGGTAAATTTTACCATCAGCTTCACCGGCGCGACTTTGGCCAGCAACCGGTAGAATTTGTAGAACAGCCGCGGCGTGTACATAGTCCTGCCCGCCTTGGCGGCCCGCAGCGCGCCCGCCGCTACCCGCACCTGGTCGCAGTAAGGCAGGTACTCAAAGGCCGGGGAACGGCCAGTGATGCTGCCCACGTCCAGGAACTCCGTTTTCATGGGGCCGGGGCACACCGCCGTAACGGTAATGTCCCTTCGCTTCAGCTCTTCACTGAGGCCCACAGTGAAGGAGGACACATACGCCTTGCTAGCGCCGTACACCGTCATCCGGGGCGTGGGGCAGAAGGATGCGATGGAAGACGTGTTGAGGATGCGTCCCCCGCCGGCATATAGGGAATGACCAGGTTCGTCATCGCCGTCATGGCCCTGACGTTCAGATCTACCATCCGGGTCTGGACAGCGGTCTCCGTCTCCCCCATCCGGCCCAGGTAACCGCAGCCGGCGTTGTTGATGAGGATCGCCACCTCCGGTTTCTCCGCCGCCAGTTTTTCCTGCAGGGTGGTAAAGGACATGGAATCGCACAGGTCCAAGGGAAGGCAGACCGTCTCCACCCCCACCATCTCCCGGGCGATCTCCTCCAGCCGGTCCTCCCGGCGGGCAATGAGCCAGCAGCACTCAATCTCCGGGAATATGTCCGTCAGCTGGCGGGCAAACTCCCGTCCCAGACCGGAGGACGCGCCGGTGATGATGGCCGTCTTCATTGGGCTCTCCCCCT
This DNA window, taken from Dysosmobacter welbionis, encodes the following:
- a CDS encoding integrase core domain-containing protein, producing the protein MPVDIPSFLLPSSSCLLGRTQFCTGGRKLKYETYLKLIIATGMRQGDYCAICKGVTSTGKSTSHRFRQLFHAHTVVQSFSNSWRPHDNAVAEPFSATLKQEELYRKDYTSEADFKQCLASCIEYIELYSTQRPHRTLKNRIPCRVEEAFMNSK